One stretch of Variovorax sp. 54 DNA includes these proteins:
- the aceA gene encoding isocitrate lyase, with the protein MPQTLNEQLSREQQIAALEKDWATNPRWKGVKRGYSAADVVRLRGSLPIEHTLAKRGAEKLWDKINGGAKKGYVNAFGAISAGQAMQQAKAGLEAVYLSGWQVAADGNTSETMYPDQSLYAYDSVPTMVRRINNTFKRADEIQWGRGINPGDKEFIDYFLPVVADAEAGFGGVLNAFELMKNMIASGAAGVHFEDQLAAVKKCGHMGGKVLVPTQEACEKLISARFAADVMGVSTIVLARTDAEAANLITSDHDANDKPFLTGERTQEGFYRVKNGLEQAISRGVAYAPYADLVWCETGVPDIGFAREFAQAVHAACPGKLLSYNCSPSFNWKKNLDDKQIASFQEDLSALGYKYQFITLAGIHINWFNTFQFAHAYARGEGMKHYVNMVQEPEFAARDKGYTFVSHQQEVGAGYFDDVTTVIQGGSSSVKALTGSTEEEQFH; encoded by the coding sequence ATGCCCCAGACCCTGAACGAACAACTGAGCCGCGAACAGCAAATTGCCGCCCTCGAAAAGGACTGGGCCACCAACCCGCGCTGGAAGGGCGTGAAGCGCGGCTACAGCGCAGCCGACGTGGTTCGCCTGCGCGGTTCGCTCCCCATCGAGCACACGCTGGCCAAGCGCGGCGCTGAAAAGCTCTGGGACAAGATCAACGGCGGTGCCAAGAAGGGCTACGTGAACGCCTTCGGCGCGATCTCCGCCGGCCAGGCCATGCAGCAAGCCAAGGCCGGCCTGGAAGCCGTGTACCTGTCGGGCTGGCAAGTCGCCGCCGACGGCAACACCTCGGAAACGATGTACCCCGACCAGTCGCTGTACGCCTACGACTCGGTGCCGACGATGGTCCGTCGCATCAACAACACGTTCAAGCGCGCTGACGAAATCCAGTGGGGCCGCGGCATCAACCCGGGCGACAAGGAGTTCATCGACTACTTCCTGCCGGTCGTGGCCGACGCGGAAGCTGGCTTCGGCGGCGTGCTGAACGCCTTCGAGCTGATGAAGAACATGATCGCGTCGGGCGCTGCCGGCGTGCACTTCGAAGACCAGCTGGCTGCCGTCAAGAAGTGCGGTCACATGGGTGGCAAGGTGCTCGTGCCGACGCAGGAGGCCTGCGAGAAGCTGATCTCGGCACGTTTCGCTGCCGACGTGATGGGCGTGTCGACCATCGTTCTGGCCCGCACCGATGCAGAAGCTGCGAACCTGATCACGTCCGACCACGACGCCAACGACAAGCCTTTCCTGACGGGCGAGCGCACGCAAGAAGGCTTCTACCGCGTCAAGAACGGCCTGGAGCAAGCCATCAGCCGCGGCGTCGCCTACGCCCCGTACGCCGACCTGGTGTGGTGCGAAACCGGCGTGCCCGACATCGGCTTCGCCCGTGAGTTCGCGCAAGCCGTGCACGCCGCCTGCCCCGGCAAGCTGCTGTCGTACAACTGCTCGCCGTCGTTCAACTGGAAGAAGAACCTGGACGACAAGCAGATCGCCTCGTTCCAGGAAGACCTGTCGGCGCTGGGCTACAAGTACCAGTTCATCACGCTGGCCGGCATCCACATCAACTGGTTCAACACCTTCCAGTTCGCCCACGCCTACGCTCGCGGCGAAGGCATGAAGCACTACGTGAACATGGTGCAGGAACCCGAGTTCGCCGCACGCGACAAGGGCTACACCTTCGTGTCGCACCAGCAGGAAGTCGGCGCCGGCTACTTCGACGACGTGACCACCGTGATCCAGGGTGGCTCATCCAGCGTGAAGGCGCTGACCGGCTCGACCGAAGAAGAGCAGTTCCACTGA
- a CDS encoding gamma-glutamylcyclotransferase family protein, whose protein sequence is MMPHVLVYGTLRRGGRNDIARYRPAPVFVGEAVIAGTLYDLGAYPGVVLGGAGRVKGEVYRIAPEVERELDRLEEVADDDSGEYIRRSVRVAVGAKWVECLVYEIHPMRIAGRRVIDGGDWIAHAAEIAGEARSFSQPKE, encoded by the coding sequence ATGATGCCCCACGTTCTTGTCTACGGCACGCTGCGGCGCGGCGGGCGCAACGACATCGCGCGCTACCGGCCGGCGCCGGTGTTCGTTGGCGAGGCCGTCATTGCCGGCACGTTGTACGACCTGGGCGCGTACCCGGGCGTGGTGCTCGGCGGGGCAGGGCGCGTGAAGGGCGAGGTGTATCGCATTGCGCCGGAGGTCGAGCGCGAACTCGACCGGCTCGAAGAAGTGGCCGACGACGATTCGGGCGAGTACATCCGACGCAGCGTGCGCGTGGCGGTGGGAGCGAAATGGGTCGAGTGCCTGGTCTACGAGATCCATCCGATGCGCATCGCGGGCCGTCGCGTGATCGACGGCGGCGACTGGATCGCGCATGCCGCGGAAATCGCAGGGGAAGCGCGTTCGTTTTCACAACCGAAAGAGTGA
- a CDS encoding DMT family transporter: MNPAASTSGRLVAYGCLALSMSLVGVYVALSKPLVAAFPVLLLAWLRFGIAALAMPHWLRPTPDEPPMSARTRGLVFLESFLGNFLFSICMLFGVSLTSAVSAGVIMASIPAVVAVASWLFLRERITARIGLAIGCAAIGIGLLAFTPTHAPTATGSGVGAPSMPWLGNLLVFCAVLCEAAYAVIGKSLTGKLGPKRIASLINLWGFVLSMPFGIWFALQFDFTAVRFGTWALLVAYALAASIWTVWLWMTGLRHVPAAQAGVFTVLLPVSAALVGVLVLGENLTSPQLLAFAIALVGVVLATWPGRRT, from the coding sequence TTGAACCCCGCCGCTTCCACCTCCGGCCGCCTCGTGGCCTACGGCTGCCTGGCCTTGAGCATGTCGCTCGTCGGCGTCTACGTCGCCCTCTCCAAGCCGCTGGTGGCGGCCTTCCCGGTGCTGCTGCTGGCCTGGCTGCGCTTCGGCATCGCGGCCCTCGCCATGCCGCACTGGCTGCGGCCCACGCCCGACGAGCCGCCCATGAGCGCACGCACGCGCGGGCTCGTCTTCCTCGAGTCCTTCCTCGGCAACTTCCTGTTCTCGATCTGCATGCTGTTCGGCGTGAGCCTCACCAGCGCCGTGTCGGCCGGCGTGATCATGGCGTCGATCCCGGCCGTGGTCGCGGTGGCCAGCTGGCTCTTCTTGCGTGAGCGCATCACGGCGCGCATCGGGCTGGCCATCGGCTGCGCCGCGATCGGCATCGGCCTGCTCGCCTTCACGCCGACGCATGCACCGACCGCCACCGGCAGTGGGGTCGGCGCACCGTCGATGCCCTGGCTCGGCAACCTGCTCGTGTTCTGCGCGGTGCTCTGCGAGGCCGCCTACGCGGTGATCGGCAAGTCGCTCACCGGCAAGCTGGGGCCCAAGCGCATCGCCTCGCTCATCAACCTGTGGGGCTTCGTGCTGTCGATGCCCTTCGGCATCTGGTTCGCGCTGCAGTTCGACTTCACTGCCGTGCGCTTCGGCACCTGGGCGCTGCTGGTGGCCTACGCACTGGCCGCCAGCATCTGGACCGTGTGGCTGTGGATGACCGGACTTCGCCACGTACCAGCGGCGCAAGCGGGTGTCTTCACTGTCTTGCTGCCTGTGAGTGCGGCCCTCGTGGGGGTGCTCGTGCTCGGGGAAAACCTCACTTCGCCACAGCTGCTTGCGTTCGCGATCGCCCTCGTGGGCGTGGTGCTGGCGACGTGGCCGGGGCGACGAACGTGA
- a CDS encoding SWIB/MDM2 domain-containing protein, which translates to MATAKKAPAKKAAPAKKAAAPAKKAAPAKKAAAPAKKAAAPAKKAAAPAKKAAAPAKKAAPAKKAAPAKKRTPNAAFMKALTPSPALAAVVGSTPLPRTAVVSKLWDYIKKNNLQDKANKRNINADAKLKEIFGKAQVSMFELAALIGKHVK; encoded by the coding sequence ATGGCAACTGCAAAGAAAGCTCCGGCGAAGAAAGCCGCTCCCGCAAAGAAGGCTGCGGCTCCTGCAAAGAAGGCCGCTCCGGCCAAGAAGGCAGCGGCGCCCGCCAAGAAGGCTGCTGCTCCTGCGAAGAAGGCTGCCGCTCCGGCAAAGAAGGCTGCTGCTCCTGCGAAGAAGGCTGCTCCTGCAAAGAAGGCTGCTCCCGCCAAGAAGCGCACCCCCAACGCTGCGTTCATGAAGGCCCTGACCCCCAGCCCGGCACTCGCCGCTGTGGTCGGTTCGACGCCTCTGCCGCGCACCGCTGTGGTGAGCAAGCTGTGGGACTACATCAAGAAGAACAACCTGCAAGACAAGGCCAACAAGCGCAACATCAACGCCGACGCCAAGCTGAAGGAAATCTTCGGCAAGGCCCAGGTTTCGATGTTCGAACTGGCAGCGCTGATTGGCAAGCACGTCAAGTAA
- a CDS encoding AraC family transcriptional regulator, protein MAVESPATLWRYAHEAARVTGYHAHETGQLFALREGLQVIETPAGRWVQPPGWIGWIAPRCAHAAQSFGATSGWSLHIDALAAAVLPDGPHVFAATPLVRELVARLMSLEASDALLEPRRMRLVGVLIDELVVGGRESLHLPMPQDPRLVAMASALANDPALADGIDDWADRIGMARRTLTRRFAAETGWSFAQWRQQARLLKAVELLSLGESVTAVALTVGYSSVSAFIEAFRKHFGRTPARFFEAGGGVPQAKKKPA, encoded by the coding sequence ATGGCGGTTGAGTCGCCCGCGACGCTCTGGCGCTACGCGCACGAAGCAGCGCGCGTCACGGGCTACCACGCGCACGAGACCGGCCAGCTGTTCGCACTGCGCGAAGGCCTGCAGGTCATCGAGACGCCCGCAGGTCGCTGGGTGCAGCCGCCGGGATGGATCGGCTGGATTGCGCCGCGCTGCGCCCATGCCGCACAGAGCTTCGGGGCTACGTCGGGGTGGAGCCTGCACATCGATGCATTGGCTGCGGCGGTGCTGCCGGACGGGCCGCATGTCTTTGCCGCCACGCCGCTGGTGCGGGAGCTGGTGGCGCGGCTGATGTCGCTGGAGGCATCCGATGCGCTGCTGGAGCCCCGTCGCATGCGATTGGTGGGGGTGCTGATCGACGAGCTGGTGGTTGGCGGGCGCGAGTCGCTGCACCTGCCCATGCCGCAGGACCCGCGGCTGGTGGCGATGGCGAGCGCACTGGCCAATGATCCGGCGTTGGCCGATGGCATCGACGACTGGGCCGATCGCATCGGCATGGCCCGTCGCACGCTCACGCGGCGCTTCGCAGCAGAGACGGGATGGAGCTTCGCGCAATGGCGCCAGCAGGCGCGCTTGCTGAAGGCGGTGGAGTTGCTGAGCCTGGGCGAGTCGGTGACGGCCGTGGCGCTGACGGTGGGCTACAGCTCGGTGAGCGCCTTCATCGAGGCCTTCCGCAAGCACTTCGGCCGCACGCCTGCGCGCTTCTTCGAGGCGGGTGGCGGCGTGCCGCAGGCGAAAAAAAAGCCCGCATGA
- a CDS encoding thiamine pyrophosphate-binding protein codes for MSTSQPAGHLIVECLVEQGMQVAFGVPGESFLAVLDGFHAYRDRARFVVNRQEGGAAFMAEAHGKLTGRPGVCFVTRGPGATNASIGVHNAFQDSTPMVLFVGDVGSDFRDREAFQEVDYASFFGPSTKGFAKRVERIDDADRIPEYIARAFSTAMNGRPGPVVLVLPEDMLRSETSARPLARVEAVQPWSDPGALRTLRELLLKSQRPLVIAGGGGWTTQAAQALQRFAENWRLPVANAFRFQDTFDNHHPLYAGDVGIGINPKLAQHVKDADLILAIGPRLGEMTTGGYTLLEAPKAKQTLVHIHASAEELNRVYQADLAINAGMSAAARSLEVLSAPPSLPWEDWAQQLHADYEAWLEPQALTGMPAETPRGAVDMAAVVALLQKHLPADAAITNGAGNFASWVHRYFRYHGLAKGAKTQLAPTSGAMGYGVPAGIAASIATGRVAFTIAGDGDFLMNGQELATASQHGGKSIVVLLNNGMFGTIRMHQEREYPERTSGTALRNPDFCGLARAYGYAAERVTETAQFEAALLRALAADTGTLIEIPLDPEVITTRGTLASITRAAKQQAQG; via the coding sequence ATGAGTACATCACAACCCGCCGGCCACCTGATCGTCGAGTGCCTGGTCGAACAAGGCATGCAGGTCGCCTTCGGTGTGCCGGGCGAGAGTTTCCTGGCGGTGCTCGACGGCTTTCATGCGTACCGCGACCGCGCACGCTTCGTGGTGAACCGGCAGGAGGGCGGCGCAGCCTTCATGGCCGAGGCGCACGGCAAGCTCACGGGGCGGCCGGGCGTGTGCTTCGTGACCCGCGGGCCGGGCGCGACCAATGCATCGATCGGCGTGCACAACGCGTTCCAGGATTCGACGCCGATGGTGCTGTTCGTCGGCGACGTCGGCAGCGACTTCCGCGACCGCGAGGCCTTCCAGGAAGTGGACTACGCCAGCTTCTTCGGCCCGAGCACCAAGGGCTTCGCCAAGCGTGTGGAGCGCATTGACGACGCCGACCGCATTCCCGAATACATCGCGCGCGCCTTCTCCACCGCCATGAATGGCCGGCCGGGCCCGGTCGTGCTGGTGCTACCAGAAGACATGTTGCGCTCCGAGACGTCGGCACGGCCGTTGGCGCGCGTGGAAGCGGTCCAGCCGTGGAGCGACCCGGGCGCGCTGCGCACGCTGCGCGAGCTGCTGCTGAAGTCGCAACGCCCGCTGGTGATCGCAGGCGGTGGCGGCTGGACGACGCAGGCGGCCCAGGCGCTGCAGCGCTTTGCTGAGAACTGGCGCCTGCCGGTGGCGAACGCCTTCCGCTTCCAGGACACCTTCGACAACCACCACCCGCTGTACGCGGGCGACGTGGGCATTGGCATCAATCCGAAGCTCGCGCAGCACGTGAAGGACGCCGACCTGATCCTGGCCATCGGCCCGCGCCTGGGCGAGATGACGACCGGCGGCTACACGCTGCTCGAAGCGCCGAAGGCCAAGCAGACGCTGGTGCACATCCACGCGAGCGCCGAGGAACTGAACCGCGTCTACCAGGCCGACCTGGCGATCAACGCCGGCATGAGCGCTGCCGCGCGCAGCCTCGAGGTGCTGAGCGCGCCGCCTTCGCTGCCGTGGGAAGACTGGGCGCAGCAGCTGCATGCGGACTACGAAGCCTGGCTCGAGCCGCAGGCGCTCACCGGCATGCCGGCCGAAACGCCGCGCGGCGCGGTCGACATGGCGGCCGTGGTGGCGCTGCTGCAGAAGCACCTGCCGGCGGATGCAGCCATCACCAACGGTGCCGGCAACTTCGCGAGCTGGGTGCATCGCTACTTCCGCTACCACGGGCTCGCCAAGGGCGCCAAGACGCAGCTGGCGCCGACCAGTGGCGCGATGGGCTACGGCGTGCCGGCCGGCATTGCGGCGAGCATTGCGACCGGGCGCGTGGCCTTCACCATCGCGGGCGACGGCGACTTTTTGATGAACGGGCAGGAGCTGGCGACGGCCTCGCAGCACGGCGGCAAGAGCATCGTCGTGCTGCTCAACAACGGCATGTTCGGCACGATCCGCATGCACCAGGAGCGCGAGTACCCCGAGCGCACCAGCGGCACCGCGCTGCGCAACCCGGACTTCTGCGGGCTGGCGCGTGCGTATGGCTACGCGGCCGAGCGCGTCACCGAGACGGCGCAGTTCGAAGCGGCGCTGCTGCGCGCGCTGGCGGCCGACACGGGCACGCTGATCGAGATCCCGCTCGACCCCGAAGTGATCACCACGCGCGGCACGCTGGCGTCGATCACGCGCGCGGCGAAGCAGCAGGCGCAGGGCTGA
- a CDS encoding TetR/AcrR family transcriptional regulator — protein MKAPKDSLPETLEPRSRDADRSQLAILASARDEFAARGLAGARMDSIAERAGLNKRLIYYYFGSKDDLFLAVLERVYADIRAAEQRLHLDEIEPVEAIRQLVSFTWHYYLEHPEFITLLNSENLHGASHLKRSDRIQEMNSPLVQLLATVLERGKKDDLFRAGVDPVQLYISIASLCYFYLSNNHTLSAIFGRDLRAPKAMAQRLSHMTDLVLGYVLH, from the coding sequence ATGAAGGCCCCCAAGGACTCTTTGCCCGAAACGCTCGAGCCGCGCTCGCGCGACGCCGACCGCTCGCAGCTGGCCATCCTCGCGTCGGCGCGCGACGAGTTCGCCGCGCGCGGGCTCGCCGGAGCGCGCATGGACAGCATTGCCGAGCGCGCAGGCCTGAACAAGCGCCTCATCTACTACTACTTCGGCAGCAAGGACGACCTGTTCCTGGCCGTGCTCGAGCGTGTGTACGCCGACATCCGCGCCGCCGAACAGCGCCTGCACCTGGACGAGATCGAGCCCGTCGAAGCCATTCGCCAGCTGGTGTCGTTCACCTGGCACTACTACCTGGAGCACCCCGAGTTCATCACGCTGCTCAACAGCGAGAACCTGCACGGCGCCTCGCACCTGAAGCGCTCCGACCGCATCCAGGAGATGAACTCGCCGCTGGTGCAACTGCTGGCCACCGTGCTGGAGCGCGGCAAGAAAGACGACCTGTTCCGCGCCGGCGTCGACCCGGTGCAGCTGTACATCTCCATCGCGTCGCTGTGCTACTTCTACCTCTCGAACAACCACACGCTGTCGGCCATTTTCGGGCGTGACCTGCGTGCCCCCAAGGCGATGGCGCAACGCCTCTCGCACATGACCGACCTCGTGCTGGGCTACGTCCTGCACTGA